The Petrotoga mobilis SJ95 genomic sequence GAATTGTTTAATGACACAATGGTTGATCTGATAAACGGGAAAGAAGTTACCCTCCCAAAATTCGACTTCAAAACTGGTAAAAGATTTTGGCGAGATGAACCCTTGAAAATAAAAGAAAATCAACCTATTATTATAGAAGGAATACATGGTTTGAACGAGCTTTTAACCGCTTCTATTTCAAAAGACCAAAAATTCAAAATCTATGTGAGTTCTTTAACTCAAATGAACTTAGACAGTATGGATAGAATTCCTACAACGGATACTAGACTTATAAGAAGGTTAGTGAGGGATTATTACTTTAGAGGTTATTCCGCCGAAGATACATTAAAAATTTGGCCTTCGGTTGTGAAAGGCGAACATAAAAACATATTTCCTTTTCAGGACGAAGCAGACATTATGTTCAATTCTCACCTAGTTTACGAGCTGTCTGTTTTGAAATTATTTGCAGAACCTTTATTGCTAAGCATTGATAACTTTCATCCTGAATATACAGAAGCTAAAAGGTTACTGAGATTTTTGGATTACTTTCTTCCAATCACAGAACTCGAAGAAATACCCAAAACTTCAATAATAAGAGAATTCATAGGCAAAAGTGCTTTTAGATATTGATTTAAAAAAGGTGGGCGGGCAGCCCCAGTAATTTGTTAAAAAAAAGGAGACATGTGATTTGCATGTCTCCTTTTTTGATAATGATTAACCTTTTACAGAGCCTTGAGTTAATCCTCCGATTATCCATCTTTGGAGAGACAAAAATAGAATTATCATTGGGATAGCACCCAATAGTGAGGCTGCGGTGAACAATCCCCACTCTGTTTCGTAAGGTCCCGAGGAGAAAGTTTGCAATCCAACAGCATAGGTATAATTTGATTCGCTTTGTAATATTATCCTTGCCATAACAAACTCGTTGAATATGTTCATGAAGGTAAGTATCATAACAACAGCAATTATGGGTAGAGATAGAGGCAATACGATCCTCCAAAAGGTTTGGAACCTCGTAGCACCGTCAATCATTGCAGATTCTTCCAAAGAGTCCGGGATAGTGTCATAGTAACCTTTGAACAGCCACATGTTGTAAGCAATTCCTCCCATGTAGGCAAAGATCAATCCATCTAAAGAATCCAAACCAAATACCCCAAAGTTATCACCCATAAATTTCAATATGCCATAAATTGCTATCATAAACATTACGGCTGGGAACATCTGAATAATCATCAAGAAAAATAACCCCTGCTTTCTTCCCACAAACCTCATCCTTGAAAAAGGGTAGGCTGCAATGGAGGTTATTAAAACAGTTAATACTGATGTTATACCAGCTACCATTATGGAATTTAGTAGCCATCTAGTAAACGGTTTTCTTATTTTTGCTGACCAATCTTGCTGCAATAAATAAAGATTTTTATCAATATTCCTAAGTTTGGACTTTAATTCGGAGTAATCAGTGTAATTTGCAAGATCACTAACTATCCTTGAGGCACGAGCTATATCAGCCGAAGCTTTTCCGTATTGTGTGTTATAAAGTGTTTGAATCTCAGAAAGTGGTTCAATAATAGTAACGTTACCGCCTTGATTCAAAGTAAGATATTCGTTGAGGTTTGTTTTGAATATATTAATATTTTCTTCCATTTGATTTTGGATAGCAGTTAAATTTTCTCTTCCCTGGTCGAATCTTTGTTTTGACTCTAACAAATTTTTATACCAATTCATTAGTATATATCTGTTTCGATCAGGGGAAAAATACGGATAATATTTTGAACTTATGAAAGATGCATAATTAGTTGACTCAAAGTTGTTAGTTATTTCTTGATTGGAGCTTTCCATATAAACTAACAAAAAAGGAATGTTTTGTGTTTTTTCTAAGTTACTTAAAATTTCGTCATTTTCTTGTTTGATCAGGCTAAGCGCGGTTTGAATTTCGTTCTTTTGTTCTCTTAAATTATTTAGTTGAGCACTGTATTGGGCTAATTGACGAGTATTTGAACTGTATTGTGATGTTAGTGGAAGTAATTCGTTAATGCTTCCAGAAAGTTTTAAAGTTGAACTTTTTGCCGCTTGATAACCTGGCAAAATTGTTTTCGAATCTTTTATGGCGTATATTTTTGTGAAGTTTTCGTTTAAAAATTGATAGACTTCATTGAAAAGTTCAAGTGTTTCAACAAAACCGTTTTCGATGAATATGTCTATAGAATTCAAATTCTCGTAAGCAGGAGGAATGATCTGAGAAAATTTTTGAACGTTATCGTAAAAAGATTTATCTTCACCAAATAATGGTGACTTTCCTTCTACATTCGATAAGTCTTGTCCCTCAAGTATGTTGTAAGAAGCATGCAATCGCTCTTTTTCGACTATGAATATATCAAAAAGTGCGGATAAACTGTTGAATATATCACTGTTTTGTCTTTCCAAAAGCACTTGTTGTGAAGTGATTTGTGATATTTGTGAATTTATATTGTTTAAATCTGCTTCTAATTGAGATATTTGAGTTACAGACTGACCGTATAATTCATTAGCCTGTTTTTGAATATCTTCTTGTATCCGTTCTATTTCTGTTTCAATTTTCTCCCATCTTTCTGCCAAAGATAAAATGTTGTTTCCGAATATTTCAGCTTCGGGTTCTTCTTTTATCCATCTCCTATAAGTTCTTACCCTCCAAGTAGATGTTTTCAGCGGGATTTGCAGTATTGTATTCATCGTTTCTATATAGTATTCACTATCTTTATTTAAAGAGCTATTTTCAAAGCTGGTCATTATTTCTTTTCTTTGAGTAAAATAATCACTTATCAATGTTTGCAATGGCATGATATCAACGTTTATACCCATACTTTCGGAGAGATTAAGTATTGCAGTTAACTCTTCTTCGAAGGTTTGATAATCTTCAATTCTTATTTTGTTTATATCTTTGTAAAACGGGTCTTTATACTGTGTTTCGTAAAGTGTAAATATATCATCATACGAGCTTTCTAAATCTTCGAAGTTATTTTGAGTTTCGGTAAAGTATTCTTCCAAACTGGTTATAAATTTCATTGATTCTTTTTGTGCTTCTGTTAAAGATATCCCGCTGTATTCCCCAATGTACGAGCTAAGAGAGTTCAGTTCGTTTATTATTTCAGGTACATTTGGAGTTTGAAGGATTAAATCTTTATAATTATTCATAGTTAATCTGTTCGAAAACAATTTTGGTGAAAATGCGGCATTATCTCTTCTTATCGATGTAGAGATTAACCATACAAGAGGAAAGAGTATTACAACAACACAGATGATCAATATTATATGCCTTAAAGTGTAATTTTTCTTTTCGATCACAGCCATTATCTACTCACCTCTTCGAACGAGCCTGAGAATCTAAAGTTAAAGTAGGTAAACACAGCAATTATTGCAAATATGATCATCGAAATAGCGGAAGCAAATCCAAAGTCCTGGCCTAGTGATCCTTCAAAGGCTAATTTATATACATATGATATCAAAATGTCTGTTGAACCTGCCGGTGTGTTCGTACCTGCCATTGCGGGTCCCCCACTTGTAAGTAGATATATTAATGTAAAATTGTTAAAATTGAATGCAAAACTCATAACGAGTAATGGCGCAACTGCGACCATCAAAAGTGGTAACGTTATCTGTCTAAACTGTTTCCATCTGTTTGCACCATCTATGACGGCTGCTTCGTATAGTTCGCCTGGAATACTTTGTAAAGAACCGAGGGTTATAGTCATCATGTAAGGAAATCCGAGCCAAGTATTAGTTATCAATATTGCCACTTTTGCCCAAAATGGATCATTCAGCCATTTTATAGGGTTTAACCCTAAGTTCCCAAGTATGAATTTGTTGATTATCCCGTATGTTTCGTTGAAGAATCCATTTCTCCAAACCAAAACAGAAATAAAAGCAGGTATCGCCCACGGTATTATTAGTAAAGTTCGGTACACTACTTTCCCTTTGAGATTTACATCGTTTAGGACTAGCGCAAAAATGAGGCCAACTACAAAAGTAAAAAGAACACTTAAAGCTGCATAGGCAAAATTCCAACTAAGAATTTTAAAGAATGGTCCGGAGATTCTAGGATCACTTATTATTTTTGCAAAGTTTTCTCCACCTATATAGTCTTTATAACCTATTAATCTGTACAATTCTCCATTCTCATTGTAATCCCAAAAGGCAGAGTCCCTTTCAACTAATTCTTTGTTGGTAAGAGTGTTCATTACAACTGTTTTGTAGATCTCTCTTTCTCCGTCGACTATAACCTTAACCGATGTATCGTAAACCCTGTAGACTTCAGAGAATTTTCGGAATATCGTGGAACTTGAGAGGCGGAAGTTTTGATCTTGAAACACCAAATTTAAAGACTTTAAATAATTCTGTCTCAATACAGAGTTGTAAAACGCTGAATTTGTAGAGGTAAGAGGATCAACGGGCGAATAAAAATACGTGTATCTGACTTCTCCATCTTTTTCAATGGCTATTATTGAATCGCTACCATTGGTTCCTAAACTTTCCGTGGGGCGCATTATTTTGTAAGTGGCATTGTTTACAGTTATTTGGTCTCTTTCAATAGGAAACAATTCTGATTCTGCATATATTAGATTACTTCTAGAATCGTACTCTAAAATTACTGGTTTTTCTGATAAATACATATTTTTTTCGTCGTATAAAAGTAATAAAAAATCTTCAGTTGGTTTGTATTCTTCATCGTATCTGACGAATACTTTGAAATCATAAGTTTTTGGATTTTCTGGCTCAAAGTAATACACCGGATCTGTAAGAAGAGTATCTATAGCGTTAGTTCTAGTGAATAAATGTCCCGTTCCATAATTAGTGAATGAGGTATCAATCGTGTAATAAATGGGATATATGGTTAAAATGAAGAGAAAAAACAAAGCAGGCAACGTATATCGATACGGATAAGCTTTTTTGGAAAAAATCGCCCAATCCATAAAAACGAGAAAAATACTTATTACTATGCCTAATCCATAGTTGGCAAATATGAATAAAAGAAGTATCGCCCATACAAGGAGTGCATTCATCACTCCAATGAATATCCATATTAAAAAAGTAGTGAACTTATTCAAGAGCTGCCCCTCCCAAAAATTTTAGCTTTAAAAAAAAGGAGAGGGAGTTACCCTCCCCTTCTTGTCGGTTAATCTTGTTATCTTTTAATCTTAGAAGATCAATCAAAGGTTATAAATTACAAAGCTGCTTTTATCTTTGATACGGCATCGTTAAGAGCATCTTCCGGTGTTTGTGTTCCGTTTATAATGTTGTTTAGAGCATCACTCATAGGTTGCCATACAGATTGCATTGCTGGTATATTAGGCATTGGTTCTCCACCTGATGCGCTTTCTGTGAATGCTGCAACCATTTCTGCTGGAACTGGACCACCTTGTTCGTCTACTATTTGGGCTACATCCAATCTTGAAGGACCTCTCGGATCAGCGATATAGAATTGATATATTCCTTCAGCTGTTGCTAAGTAATTGATCACAAATTCCATAGCAAACGCCTTGTTTTGTGATCTAGAATTGATCATCAATCCTTGTGAACCCACAAAAGGTCTCATTTGTTTACCTGGTTCAACTTCTAT encodes the following:
- a CDS encoding sugar ABC transporter permease, whose translation is MAVIEKKNYTLRHIILIICVVVILFPLVWLISTSIRRDNAAFSPKLFSNRLTMNNYKDLILQTPNVPEIINELNSLSSYIGEYSGISLTEAQKESMKFITSLEEYFTETQNNFEDLESSYDDIFTLYETQYKDPFYKDINKIRIEDYQTFEEELTAILNLSESMGINVDIMPLQTLISDYFTQRKEIMTSFENSSLNKDSEYYIETMNTILQIPLKTSTWRVRTYRRWIKEEPEAEIFGNNILSLAERWEKIETEIERIQEDIQKQANELYGQSVTQISQLEADLNNINSQISQITSQQVLLERQNSDIFNSLSALFDIFIVEKERLHASYNILEGQDLSNVEGKSPLFGEDKSFYDNVQKFSQIIPPAYENLNSIDIFIENGFVETLELFNEVYQFLNENFTKIYAIKDSKTILPGYQAAKSSTLKLSGSINELLPLTSQYSSNTRQLAQYSAQLNNLREQKNEIQTALSLIKQENDEILSNLEKTQNIPFLLVYMESSNQEITNNFESTNYASFISSKYYPYFSPDRNRYILMNWYKNLLESKQRFDQGRENLTAIQNQMEENINIFKTNLNEYLTLNQGGNVTIIEPLSEIQTLYNTQYGKASADIARASRIVSDLANYTDYSELKSKLRNIDKNLYLLQQDWSAKIRKPFTRWLLNSIMVAGITSVLTVLITSIAAYPFSRMRFVGRKQGLFFLMIIQMFPAVMFMIAIYGILKFMGDNFGVFGLDSLDGLIFAYMGGIAYNMWLFKGYYDTIPDSLEESAMIDGATRFQTFWRIVLPLSLPIIAVVMILTFMNIFNEFVMARIILQSESNYTYAVGLQTFSSGPYETEWGLFTAASLLGAIPMIILFLSLQRWIIGGLTQGSVKG
- a CDS encoding ABC transporter permease subunit, with translation MNKFTTFLIWIFIGVMNALLVWAILLLFIFANYGLGIVISIFLVFMDWAIFSKKAYPYRYTLPALFFLFILTIYPIYYTIDTSFTNYGTGHLFTRTNAIDTLLTDPVYYFEPENPKTYDFKVFVRYDEEYKPTEDFLLLLYDEKNMYLSEKPVILEYDSRSNLIYAESELFPIERDQITVNNATYKIMRPTESLGTNGSDSIIAIEKDGEVRYTYFYSPVDPLTSTNSAFYNSVLRQNYLKSLNLVFQDQNFRLSSSTIFRKFSEVYRVYDTSVKVIVDGEREIYKTVVMNTLTNKELVERDSAFWDYNENGELYRLIGYKDYIGGENFAKIISDPRISGPFFKILSWNFAYAALSVLFTFVVGLIFALVLNDVNLKGKVVYRTLLIIPWAIPAFISVLVWRNGFFNETYGIINKFILGNLGLNPIKWLNDPFWAKVAILITNTWLGFPYMMTITLGSLQSIPGELYEAAVIDGANRWKQFRQITLPLLMVAVAPLLVMSFAFNFNNFTLIYLLTSGGPAMAGTNTPAGSTDILISYVYKLAFEGSLGQDFGFASAISMIIFAIIAVFTYFNFRFSGSFEEVSR